ACGGAATCGTAAACAAGAAAAGCATCGAACCGGGTTCTGTAGTAGCACCAGGAACAGAATTGTTTGAATTGGTCAACGTTTCAAAGCTAAAATTGAAAGTAGCCGTGAGCGAAAACCAAATTCCTGAACTAAAAGTAGGTTCTGTCGTTAAAGTAAAGGCAAGTGTATTTCCTGATAAGGAATTCTCCGGAAAAATTACTTTCATTGCTCCAAAAGCAGACGAATCATTAAACTTCCCTGTAGAAATTGAAATTGCAAACAATCCTGACAATGAAATCAAGGCAGGAATGTACGGAACAGCGGAATTTACATCAAAAGCGACACAGCAAAAACCGCTTAAAGTAATTCCTAGAAATGCTTTTGTAGGAAGTGTTAGCAGTAATCAGGTATTTGTTGTAGAGAACAATGTTGCAAAACTGAAAAAGATAGTTGCCGGAAGAGTTTTCGGAGAAAAAGTAGAGGTTCTTGACGGCTTAAACGATGGGGAAATTGTTGTCATAAGCGGACAAATCAACCTGACTGACGGAACAAAAGTAAATCCAATAAAATAGTTGACAGTTTAGTTCATAGTCGATAATTGATAGTGGATAGTTAATAGTGAATAGTTGACAAAAAAGTGACTTTTGACTTTACAACTTTCGACTTTATAACTTTTAACTTCCTCTCTTTTGACTTTATGACCTTTGACTCTAAACCTCAAGACTTTAAACTTATAAAATGAAAATAGCAGAAATATCAATCAAACGACCAACCCTTGTGATTGTGTTGTTTATCATTCTAACGCTCGGCGGTCTGTTTAGCTACAGCCAGTTGAGCTATGAATTGATCCCGAAGTTTGAAATTAACGTGGTTACGATTTCTACTGTATATCCGGGAGCCTCTCCTGGGGAAGTAGAAAATACGGTAACCAAAAAAATCGAAGACGCTGTTTCCTCTCTGGAAAACGTAAAGAAGGTAGAATCGAAATCTATTGAGAGTTTATCCATCGTTATGGTAACTCTGGAACCGGAAGCCGATGCAGATTATTCTCTTAACGATGCCCAAAGAAAAATCAATGCCATCGAAAAGGATTTACCGGAAGATGTTGACCCGCCTTCCCTGACCAAATTCTCTTTGAGCGACTTGCCGGTAATTACTATCGGGGCAACCGCAAAAATGGACGAAGTGGCATTTTATGATTTGTTAGACAAGAAAATCCAGCCTATACTTTCGCGTGTAAAAGGTGTGGCTCAGGTTAACCTTGTTGGTGGTGAAGAAAGAGAAATTCAGGTAAGTCTTGACCAAAACAAATTAAAAGGTTACGGAATCTCTGTTCCGCAGGTACAGCAAATGATATTGTCTTCCAACCTTGACTTCCCAACCGGAAACATCCAGACAAGAGAAACGACAATGTTGGTTCGTCTTGCCGGAAAATACAAGAATGTAGAAGAAATGAGGAATTTAGTAATTTCCTCTAAAAATGGAATCCAAATACGTCTTGGCGATGTAGCCGATGTTCAGGATTCACAGAAAGAAGTTGAGAAAATTGCCCGTGTCAATTCCAACAATGCAATCGTATTACAGGTTATCAAACAGACCGATGCTAATGCCGTAACGGTGAGTGAGGAGATTTATGCTGCTATTGCTAAAATTGAAAAAGATTATGAAAAGCAAGAATTAAAACTTAAAGTAGCCAACGATACTTCAGAATTTACACTGGCTGCGGCTGATTCGGTAATCCATGACTTGTTCCTGGCCGTATTCCTGGTAGCATTCGTAATGCTTTTCTTCCTGCACAGTATCAGAAACGCATTTATTGTAATGGTCTCCATTCCGGCTTCCCTGATTGCTACGTTTATCGGGATTTATATGATGGGTTATACCCTGAACTTAATGAGCTTACTCGGACTTTCATTGGTGGTTGGTATTCTTGTGGATGACGCGATTGTGGTATTGGAAAATATTTACCGCCACATGGAAATGGGTAAAAACAAAGTACGTGCCGCCTTTGACGGAACTGCAGAAATCGGATTTACCGTAACTGCAATTACATTGGTTATCGTGGTTGTATTCTTGCCTATCGCTATGAGTACAGGTCTGGTTGCCAACATTATTACACAATTCTGTGTTACCGTTATTATTGCTACGTTGCTATCCTTACTGTCATCATTTACTATTGTGCCGTGGCTTTCCTCACGATATGGAAAACTGGAGCATATTACAGACAGAACTTTCTTTGGAAGAATTATTCTTGCATTTGAAAGAGGACTTGATAAGTTTACGCACAAAGTAACTGACATTTTGAAATGGTCTTTGAAATATAAGAAATCAACTTTAGCTATTGTTGTTGTATTATTCTTCAGTTCACTTGCATTGGTTGGTGCCGGATTTATTGGAGGAGAATTCTTCCCTAAAATTGACCGTGGGCAGTTCCTTGTACAAATCGAACTACCAAAAGATGCCTCTATCGAGCAATCTAACTTTATCGCCCAAAAAGCAGAAGATTATCTAAGACATAAAAAAGAAATTGAAGAAATCGTAACCACTGTAGGACAAACCAGCGAAGGTTTTGGTGCGACACAGGCTACCGTTTACAAAGCAGAGATTGACGTGAAGCTGATTGATAAATCGCTTCGTGAAGACGGAACCTATATTTATGCGGCTAAAATGAAACGTGAATTGGAAAAAATTCTCGTAGGTGCCAAGATCAAGACCGTACCTGTTAGTATCATGGGTGGTGCTGATGAAGCTCCTATCTTCCTGACCGTTACCGGACCTGATTTAGAAAGTGCAACCGCCTTTGCCAAAAAAGCAGAAGCACAGCTGATGAAAATCAAAGGAGCAACAGAAATCAAACTTTCTGTTGAAGAAGGTAGCCCGGAAATTGCTGTTCAGGTTGACAGAGATAAAATGGCTGCTTTAGGTCTTACACTACAAACTGTCGGAACAACCATGCAGACTGCATTTAACGGAAACACAGATGCTAAGTTCCGTGCCGGAGAATATGAATACGACATCAATATCCGTTTTAATGAATACGACCGTTCGAATATTAATAACGTAAGTGACCTGGTATTCATTAACGATATGGGACAGCAAATCAAACTATCTCAATTTGCAAGCGTTAAAGAAAGTTCAGGACCAAGCTTACTGGAGCGTCGCGACAAGGCAACCGCCGTATCGATTAAAGCACAAACCATAGGTAGACCTTCCGGAGACGTTGCTGCAGAATGGGAAGCGCAGTTTTCAAAACTGGAAAAACCAACAGGTGTAAGCTATGTTTGGGGTGGTGATATGGAAAACCAAGCAGAAGGTTTCGGTACGTTAGGAATTGCTTTATTGGCCGCTATTATTTTGGTGTATCTGGTAATGGTAGCCTTGTATAACAGTTTCGTTTATCCGTTTGTGGTCTTGTTCTCGATACCATTATCGTTTATTGGAGCATTGATGGCGTTGGCACTGACCAACAACTCGCTGAATATCTTTACGATTTTAGGGGTAATCATGCTTATTGGTCTGGTTTGTAAAAACGCGATTCTTCTTGTCGATTTCGCAAACCACAGAAAAGCAGAAGGCGAAACGACATACATGGCACTGATTCAGGCGAACCATGCCCGACTTCGTCCTATCCTGATGACAACAATCGCGATGGTTTTCGGTATGGTGCCTATTGCATTGGCTTCAGGAGCTGCTGCCGAAATGAACAACGGTTTGGCCTGGGTAATTATTGGAGGTTTGATTAGTTCATTATTCCTTACCTTGATTATTGTTCCTGTGGTATATGCTATTTTCGATAGCCTGATTGCAAGATTCAACAAAGGCAAAGAACCTGTAAAATATGAGGAATTGATGGTAGCCGATTACGAGCACAAAGAATTGAGTGACGACGGATTTACCGCAAAACACTCTTAAATAATCGTTCCAAAAACGAATTAACCTTGAAATTTCCCGGCTGAAAACCATCAGTCGGGATTTTTTTGCTACTGCAAAAGCCTATTTTCTTGTCCGACCGGAATAAATCTCGGACACATTTTTTATATTGCAGTAAAATTCCATCCTATGAAAAAGATAATGGCACTTAGCCTTTTTGTTTTGATGCTTTCCTGCACTTCAGACAAAACCGAAACTGTAACCGTAAAAAACAAATATTCCGTAGAACTGCCTTCCTTTGTTTCGGAAGCAAAAGGCCTGCATGACATGGCTTCATTACAATATCAAAATGCTTTCAAAGAGTTTTACATCGTAATCATAGATGAGCCTAAAGAGGAATTCGCCAATGCGGCAAAAGTTACAACTGAATTTACTCCCGATTTCAACGGTTATTATCAAATTTTAAGAGGAAGCCTGGAAGCGTCTATCAAAAATGGTGTTTTTACAGACACAAAAGACACTCAAATCAACGGACTGAAAGCCAAAACATTTACGCTGACTGGAAAAGTTGATGAAATTCCTGTTTTTTATGATATCGCTTATGTCGAGGGAAATGACAGGTTTTACCAGATTGTAATCTGGACGATAGAAAGCAGCAAGGAAAAATTCAAAGAACCTATGGACAAAATTATTGCTTCTTTCAAGGAAATTGGTTCCGGAAAAAGCAGTAACAGAAGTCTAAAATAAGAACAAAAAAAATCCATTAGAAATGCTAATGGATTTTTCTTTTGGAGATAATCAGATTTAATTTCTGTTTGCAAGAGCATCCTGCTTCCAGTTTTTAACTGCTGCAACTCTGCTGTCAGAATAATCAACTTCACTTAAATTATTATCTGTCCAAAAAAACCATTTCCCGGTCTTGGCACCGTTATTATATTCTCCTAAAGATTTTTTGTTTCCTGCCTCATCATAAGAAATCCATTTTCCGTGGACTTTCCCATCTTTATAGAATCCTTCCTGCATCACTTTTCCATTATCATAAAAATAGGTAGCCTTTACCATATTATCTACAACTTCATATTTATGATCCGCTTTTTGCGCAAAAACAACTCCAGAAACCAGCATCACTGCCATAATCAAACACTTTTTCATAATTCTGTCTTTTTTAGTTATTTACAATTCTCTAACAAATATAATTATTCCTTTACAATTAAAAAACTTTAACTTAACAATTTGGTAACATTGAATGAAAACTTAACATTGGAATCTTCGTAAGTCCTACAAACACTGGCATTCACAAAATCACCCAAAAAACACATCTATTTCTCAAAACAGAATAAAGAAGCAAAAACCTCAAAGAACATTGATTATTATCTATATAAATTTTATTTTTTCCACTCTTTATAATTTGAAAAATCATAATTCATAATTGACAATTATCACTAAATTTGCCATCTAAAATTTTGATAATGTATAGAAGTCATAATTGTGGGGAGTTAAATGCTTCACACATTAATACAGAAGTTACGCTTGCGGGTTGGGTTCAAAAAACACGTGATAAAGGTTTTATGATTTGGGTTGACCTGCGCGACCGCTATGGAATTACGCAATTGATTTTTGATTCAGAAAGAACCGATGCTGCCGTTTTTGAAATGGCCAAAACATTGGGCAGGGAATTTGTCATTCAGGTAAAAGGAACTGTTATTGAAAGAGAGTCAAAAAACAAAAACATGTCAACCGGCGATATTGAAATTTTAGTTTCAGAATTAAGCCTGCTGAATGCGGCATTGACTCCTCCATTTACAATTGAAGATGAAACTGACGGTGGTGAAGACATTAGAATGAAATACCGTTACCTGGATATCAGAAGAAATCCGGTAAAAAACAGCCTTCTTTTCCGTCACAAAGTGACGATGGAAGTCAGAAAATATCTTTCAGACCTGGATTTTTGTGAAGTTGAGACGCCTTACCTTATCAAATCGACTCCGGAAGGAGCCAGAGATTTTGTCGTACCGTCAAGAATGAACGAAGGACAGTTTTATGCCTTGCCTCAATCCCCTCAGACTTTCAAACAATTGTTGATGGTTGGAGGTATGGATAAATATTTCCAAATCGTGAAATGTTTCCGTGATGAGGATTTAAGAGCCGACAGACAGCCTGAATTTACACAGATTGACTGTGAAATGGCTTTTGTAGAGCAGGAAGATATTCTGAATGTTTTTGAAGGACTGACACGCCATCTGTTGAAAGAAATCAAAGGAATTGAAGTGGATAAATTCCCAAGGATTACTTATGATTATGCCATGAAAACCTATGGTAATGACAAACCGGATATTCGTTTCGGTATGGAATTTGGCGAATTGAACGAAGTGGCACAACATAAAGAGTTTGCCGTTTTTAACAATGCCGAGCTTGTAGTAGGAATTGCGGCTCCTGGCTGTGCTTCATATACCAGAAAAGAAATCGACAACCTGATTGATTGGGTTAAACGACCACAAATAGGCGCTACCGGAATGGTATATGCCAAATATGAATTGGATGGAAGTATCAAGTCGTCTGTTGATAAATTCTACGATCAGGATGATTTGCAAAACTGGGCAAAAGCCACCGGAGCAAAACCGGGCGATTTGATTCTGGTTCTTTCCGGCCCTGCAAACAAGACAAGAACTCAATTGAGTGCCCTAAGAATGGAGTTGGCAACCCGTTTGGGATTGAGAAATCCTGAAGTTTTTGCTCCACTTTGGGTAGTAGATTTCCCTTTGTTGGAGTTTGACGAAGAAAGCGGCAGATACCACGCGATGCACCACCCGTTTACGTCTCCAAAACCGGAGGATATTGCCTTACTTGAAACCGAACCGGGCAACGTAAGAGCCAATGCTTATGATATGGTCTTGAACGGAAATGAAATTGGAGGTGGTTCTATCAGAATCCATGATAAGGCAACACAGCAGCTAATGTTCAAATACCTTGGCTTTACTGAAGAAGAAGCCCGAAACCAATTTGGCTTTTTGATGGATGCTTTCCAGTTTGGAGCACCGCCACACGGAGGACTAGCTTTTGGATTAGACCGATTGGTTGCCATTTTAGGAGGACAGGAAACCATACGCGACTTTATCGCTTTCCCTAAAAACAATTCGGGACGTGACGTGATGATTGATGCTCCTTCTGCCATTGACGACAAGCAATTGGAAGAACTTCATATCCGACTTAAATAATAAAAGCCCCGAAATCGGGGCTTTTTTATGCTGCTAATTATTTAAATCTTTATTGAGCTCATTTAAAAAGTATGACGGATAAATACCGGTAGAAGCAAAAAAGGCCTTTGAAAAGTGTTGCGGTGTGCTAAATCCGGCTTCATCTGCCAGGGCCTTAATAGTATAGTTTCGGTATCTGGACTGGCTTTTCAAAAGTTCAACTATATATTCAATACGCAAATCATTCAGATAGGTATTATAGTTTTTGTTCCGGTAATGATTGATAACCTTGGAAAGATAGTTAGCGTTTGTATTGAATGCTGATGCCAGATTCACAAGAGTCAGGTCTTTTTCTAAAAACTTTTTACGGCTTTCAAATTTCTCCAATTCTTTTACTATACCGGCTACAACATCAGGATTGATATCGAGTCCTTTCTTTTCTACTTCTTCTTTTTCAACAGCTATAGCCTGGGACTCTTCTTTTTCTGCCCCCATCAGCTCTTCAAACTTCTGGCGGTAAAGTTTTTGGTTACTATAATAACGATAGAAAAAATACAGTGTCAAAAAGAAAAAAACAGCCAGTGAAAAATACAATAGTAAAGTAGTCTTCTCCTTTCCAGCCAATTGTTTTTCAATTTCCTGTTTGGCCTGACGGAGTGCTTTGGTGTCATATTCCTTATGAATTTTCCCGGACATATATTTAAAATTCGCATTGAGCACGCTGTCTGCCTTCATCAGCCTGTTGATATAATAAAGCTGATTTTTCACATCTCCCTTTTCTTTATAATAGCCAACCAACAGTTCATAATTTTCCCTCAAATCAGGACGTATGTAATTTTTTTCGGCAAAGGCACGATCTACTTTTTTAAAATAAGGCAGTGCTTTTTGCTGTTGTCCCTGGTCCCAATAGCATTTTCCTATGTAAAAATAACCGACAGCTTCATTGGCAAAATCATTATTTTTTATAATTGCCGGCAATACCTGTTGTATATCATGGATTGCTTTTGGATAGTTTTTTTTAAAGTATTGGTTGATTCCTTCAGAATGGATGATATAATTCTGTGTCAGTTCCACATTCAGGCGTTTGGCTTCCTTTAAGGCAAATTCATTGGTTTCTGTACTTAAATCATATTTTCCGAGCCGGTTGTAAACCAATCCTAAAGAATGGAGAGAATTCAGATAGCCTCGTTGGTAATCATATTCGTTACTCTTTTTGAAAAAATCAACGCATTCCTTCAGCAAAGCAAGAGCCTCATCATTAAATCCTAAATGAATCTTAATTCCCGCTATATGATACTTGAGTTCATATTTGAGATAATCATCGTTGGAACGGGAAATATAATCACTGGCTTTCAGGTAGAAATTCAAAGCCTGAACATAATCCTTGATAGAATAATAAAAATTCCCTTTCGAAATATAAGCCGATCCGATAACAGGAGCATTATTGGTCATTTTTGCAGAAGCAACTATACTATCTGCATATATTGGTTTCAGACTGTCTGACACAAAAAAGATAGTATTGGAATAGGCATTGACTATTTCGTTCAGGTTATTTTCCTTTTTTGCTTTTGACAAATAGGAATCCAAATAAAACAGCGCCTTTATAGTATCCTCTTCATAAAGGTCGATTCTATTATTAAGGTAGTCATAGGATTTATTTTTCAAGGAATCTGGCAGAGAAAATCCTTTTTGTTGTGAAAAAACAGGAATTGATAGCATCAAAAAAAGTATCAGGAAGATACCAAACTTATTTTCCATAAGAAATTTCTGCGGTTTTTTGATGTGCATAATATATTCAAATAAGTAAAGAGTTATAAATGTAGCATAAAAAAATATATAAAACGGTAAAAATATCCGGTTTTTAATTTCTGCAATGGCTTCATGGAAACGATGATTTGTTTTTTCAAAGAAATTAGAATAATTATCTGATAATCAATATATTAAATAAAATAAAACGCGCTACGAATTCGCGAATTCGTAGCGCGTTTTTCGCGAATTCGTATCATATACGCTTGCAAACGGAAAATTCACAAGATAGCTTTGTCAACGTAATCCTGAGGCAATTTTTGAAAACGGATTAAAAAAAATC
This portion of the Flavobacterium lindanitolerans genome encodes:
- a CDS encoding efflux RND transporter periplasmic adaptor subunit, whose protein sequence is MKKLIYIGIGIGVLGLFGFILMNNKKKNEAETAIVSEKNTTVAVRTATVKTEAINSDFVANGNFIPSQELKFSAENSGRVIKVLVEEGSQVRIGQTLAIIKGDQLSIDVQNANAAYQNALTDSKRYENAFKTGGVTQQQLDQAKLALVNAKAKLDQAKITYGDATIKSSINGIVNKKSIEPGSVVAPGTELFELVNVSKLKLKVAVSENQIPELKVGSVVKVKASVFPDKEFSGKITFIAPKADESLNFPVEIEIANNPDNEIKAGMYGTAEFTSKATQQKPLKVIPRNAFVGSVSSNQVFVVENNVAKLKKIVAGRVFGEKVEVLDGLNDGEIVVISGQINLTDGTKVNPIK
- a CDS encoding efflux RND transporter permease subunit, with translation MKIAEISIKRPTLVIVLFIILTLGGLFSYSQLSYELIPKFEINVVTISTVYPGASPGEVENTVTKKIEDAVSSLENVKKVESKSIESLSIVMVTLEPEADADYSLNDAQRKINAIEKDLPEDVDPPSLTKFSLSDLPVITIGATAKMDEVAFYDLLDKKIQPILSRVKGVAQVNLVGGEEREIQVSLDQNKLKGYGISVPQVQQMILSSNLDFPTGNIQTRETTMLVRLAGKYKNVEEMRNLVISSKNGIQIRLGDVADVQDSQKEVEKIARVNSNNAIVLQVIKQTDANAVTVSEEIYAAIAKIEKDYEKQELKLKVANDTSEFTLAAADSVIHDLFLAVFLVAFVMLFFLHSIRNAFIVMVSIPASLIATFIGIYMMGYTLNLMSLLGLSLVVGILVDDAIVVLENIYRHMEMGKNKVRAAFDGTAEIGFTVTAITLVIVVVFLPIAMSTGLVANIITQFCVTVIIATLLSLLSSFTIVPWLSSRYGKLEHITDRTFFGRIILAFERGLDKFTHKVTDILKWSLKYKKSTLAIVVVLFFSSLALVGAGFIGGEFFPKIDRGQFLVQIELPKDASIEQSNFIAQKAEDYLRHKKEIEEIVTTVGQTSEGFGATQATVYKAEIDVKLIDKSLREDGTYIYAAKMKRELEKILVGAKIKTVPVSIMGGADEAPIFLTVTGPDLESATAFAKKAEAQLMKIKGATEIKLSVEEGSPEIAVQVDRDKMAALGLTLQTVGTTMQTAFNGNTDAKFRAGEYEYDINIRFNEYDRSNINNVSDLVFINDMGQQIKLSQFASVKESSGPSLLERRDKATAVSIKAQTIGRPSGDVAAEWEAQFSKLEKPTGVSYVWGGDMENQAEGFGTLGIALLAAIILVYLVMVALYNSFVYPFVVLFSIPLSFIGALMALALTNNSLNIFTILGVIMLIGLVCKNAILLVDFANHRKAEGETTYMALIQANHARLRPILMTTIAMVFGMVPIALASGAAAEMNNGLAWVIIGGLISSLFLTLIIVPVVYAIFDSLIARFNKGKEPVKYEELMVADYEHKELSDDGFTAKHS
- a CDS encoding toxin-antitoxin system YwqK family antitoxin; amino-acid sequence: MKKCLIMAVMLVSGVVFAQKADHKYEVVDNMVKATYFYDNGKVMQEGFYKDGKVHGKWISYDEAGNKKSLGEYNNGAKTGKWFFWTDNNLSEVDYSDSRVAAVKNWKQDALANRN
- the aspS gene encoding aspartate--tRNA ligase, giving the protein MYRSHNCGELNASHINTEVTLAGWVQKTRDKGFMIWVDLRDRYGITQLIFDSERTDAAVFEMAKTLGREFVIQVKGTVIERESKNKNMSTGDIEILVSELSLLNAALTPPFTIEDETDGGEDIRMKYRYLDIRRNPVKNSLLFRHKVTMEVRKYLSDLDFCEVETPYLIKSTPEGARDFVVPSRMNEGQFYALPQSPQTFKQLLMVGGMDKYFQIVKCFRDEDLRADRQPEFTQIDCEMAFVEQEDILNVFEGLTRHLLKEIKGIEVDKFPRITYDYAMKTYGNDKPDIRFGMEFGELNEVAQHKEFAVFNNAELVVGIAAPGCASYTRKEIDNLIDWVKRPQIGATGMVYAKYELDGSIKSSVDKFYDQDDLQNWAKATGAKPGDLILVLSGPANKTRTQLSALRMELATRLGLRNPEVFAPLWVVDFPLLEFDEESGRYHAMHHPFTSPKPEDIALLETEPGNVRANAYDMVLNGNEIGGGSIRIHDKATQQLMFKYLGFTEEEARNQFGFLMDAFQFGAPPHGGLAFGLDRLVAILGGQETIRDFIAFPKNNSGRDVMIDAPSAIDDKQLEELHIRLK
- a CDS encoding AraC family transcriptional regulator, producing the protein MENKFGIFLILFLMLSIPVFSQQKGFSLPDSLKNKSYDYLNNRIDLYEEDTIKALFYLDSYLSKAKKENNLNEIVNAYSNTIFFVSDSLKPIYADSIVASAKMTNNAPVIGSAYISKGNFYYSIKDYVQALNFYLKASDYISRSNDDYLKYELKYHIAGIKIHLGFNDEALALLKECVDFFKKSNEYDYQRGYLNSLHSLGLVYNRLGKYDLSTETNEFALKEAKRLNVELTQNYIIHSEGINQYFKKNYPKAIHDIQQVLPAIIKNNDFANEAVGYFYIGKCYWDQGQQQKALPYFKKVDRAFAEKNYIRPDLRENYELLVGYYKEKGDVKNQLYYINRLMKADSVLNANFKYMSGKIHKEYDTKALRQAKQEIEKQLAGKEKTTLLLYFSLAVFFFLTLYFFYRYYSNQKLYRQKFEELMGAEKEESQAIAVEKEEVEKKGLDINPDVVAGIVKELEKFESRKKFLEKDLTLVNLASAFNTNANYLSKVINHYRNKNYNTYLNDLRIEYIVELLKSQSRYRNYTIKALADEAGFSTPQHFSKAFFASTGIYPSYFLNELNKDLNN